The window TTGAACCCGGGAAAACCTTCGGGTTGATGGGCCCCTCAGGAGAAGGGAAAAGCACACTTGGAAGAATAATTTCAGGACTTGAGAGCCCCACAAATGGTAAAATATTTTTTAACGGGAATCCACTTTCCAGGATGAAAAAAACCGAATACGCAACTTTCCGCCGAAAGGTCCAGATGATGTTCCAGGACCCGACAGATGCCTTTAACCCCAGAAAACGGATCGAGCATTCGATTTTTGAAGTCCTGAACCTGCTTGAGATCTCCAGAACCGAGCATATCCGATGTACAAAAGAAATGCTAAAGACCACAGGCCTCCCGGAAGAAGTGCTTTTCCGCTACCCTTCCCAGCTCTCGGGCGGCCAGCTCCAGCGTCTTGCCCTGGGCCGGATTCTCCTGCTCGACCCGGAATACATTGTCCTTGACGAACCGACC is drawn from Methanosarcina lacustris Z-7289 and contains these coding sequences:
- a CDS encoding ABC transporter ATP-binding protein, translating into MSLKAENLSRAYGSGLLGRGKCIFRDVSFELEPGKTFGLMGPSGEGKSTLGRIISGLESPTNGKIFFNGNPLSRMKKTEYATFRRKVQMMFQDPTDAFNPRKRIEHSIFEVLNLLEISRTEHIRCTKEMLKTTGLPEEVLFRYPSQLSGGQLQRLALGRILLLDPEYIVLDEPTSALDVSVQAQVLNLLKKVQAEQGISYLLISHDEAVIRFMSDSCGELENGQMDLIEV